CCGGTTCAACACCGGTGGTTTAATGTTTACACAATTTCCATAAGCAcacaaaatggaaacgaatTGATGTGCGGTGCATAgtgagaaaaaacaacaacaaattcataaaaacacacacacgtacactcaCTCGGCTCGGTCGAAGGTTTCCGCCCCTGGACCTCGGCCGGTGGATGCGGTTCGATCGTTCGCATAACATCTATTTATCAGTGCGATGCGATGGTGCTCTCATTATCCCCCCGAGTGCACGAATGCGAGAGCGAAAAATAAGGCGGAATCGTCGACGGCACAGCATCCGGGCTGGGAAGGCCGGCCGCCTGGCCAGCGCGCTGGTCGGGGAGTAGTGTGGCCTCCGGTATAAAAAGAACTACCCGATTTTGGAAGGCCATCAGTGCAGTCGCAGCAATCGCAGTGCAACGGTAGCCACATTCCAGTCAACCGCTAGTGTGCTTCAGCAGTCCAGCCATCCATCATGAAGATGGTAAGTGACTTCCTTACCGCAAAGGATCCTTCCTGAGCCGTTTTGGCCCTGTTGGTGCTAATGATATTCTCGCTCTCACTCGCAGTACATTGTCGCCGCGCTGGGAATGATGCTGGTGGCATCGGGCATGGTTGCCGCCGAGCAGTACCATCACGCACCAGAGTACGACCATGCACCGGCCAAACACATACCGATCGTGCACAGCGAATCGTACAGCAGCCACGATGGTAGCTACAAGTTCGCGTACGAATCGGGCAACGGCATTACGGCCCAGGAGGAAGGTTTCGTCAAGAATGCCGGCAGCAAGGACCACGAGGTGCAGGTCGCCCACGGCTCGTACTCGTACACCGACCCGCACGGTGTGCCCGTCTCGCTCAGCTACGTGGCCGATGAGAACGGGTTCCAGGTGCAGGGTTCGCACGTGCCGACACCGCCGCCGGTCCCGAAGGAGCTGGTCGATGCTTACGCCAAGGCCGCCAGCCAGCCCCAGAGCCACGATGAGCCGGAGTACGCTCAACCCGCTCAGCACGGTTACAGTGCGTACTAGGGCAGGGTTTTCAAGCGTGGCAGCAAAGGACATTCCCTTACAAGGGGCGGGAATGGTAGGATGACCGCGGGAGGACGGCATAAAAGTAATCTCAAATCAATACGACTGACTTAGAGGGTCCCGATAAAAGGGGCCAGATCCTATTATTTGCTGATGTTGTACCCAAATATATGtgatataaaacaattttaaagaaaagttcaacaaacgtttaaatacttttttatttccagATATCGAAAAgaattctcaaaaaaaaacataaaaaaaaatcataattttcacacaaaatagtttccgaaagattcgcagcaaaagaaaaattatccGTAAACGATTTACTTCCAATTGCAGCCAATGCATCCTCCAAACAGTGTGCCACTGAGGTATTGATTGCCCGCTGAAATGCTGTTACCACCGTTGATAAGTTACATAAAATGATTGCTCGCATcttaataacaaaatatgacGTGGCCTGGCATCGATTCGAAATTATACAGATTTTTACTTCGCACATCAAACTATGCTGCAGTATAGTGGCCGGGATGCGTCTGGCGTGATGTAACGGAGCGAGAGTAGATATTTGGTAGATTGAAACGATTGTCGATTGTTTCTCGATATGCAACGATCGAAATGAGTCGGGCGaatgagagaaagagacaggGAACGATCGACTGTAATAGCAACTGCAATCGGTACTCCAATTTGATAGAAAATTGGACCCATATGTGGACCCCTGAAAGTAGGTGCCACACGCTGCTGTGCCAGTGATGAGATGCAAGTGCATTAGCAATCCGAACGAAGCAGGCCGGTTTGTGTACATTGCTGAAGGCACACACATCGGATAGAGTGATGGTCGTCAATTGGTTTGCAACGCTGAAAGAAAACCCAGCCGACTGGGATTGATCTTTGTGGCTGTAGGACAACTGTGCCCAAACACTGTGCTAGTAAGCATAACTCAACCAGTTTTCCGTGATGACATAATTTTGCTAATGAAGATTTAAAAACGGAAACCAAATTCATCCATAAGCATCCAATCCTCCCCTGGCGGtcccacacaaacaaacaaaaaacctaatGATGCGTTTAATTGCCAGCCTTGCTTGATTGATCATcgcgagagagtgagaaaaaataccagggaaaggcaaaagatGATGCAGTAAAATGTGTGAGTATTGTTTTAATAGCACATCCGTGTGCCTTCCGCACTGGTGTTGCTGTTAAATgctttgatttgattgaaaaGTTACTGCCACAACGAGACGGACAGGGTCGTTCAGAAACATCAACACTTATCACGGGGCCTCGAACGAAACTCGGATTGAttggtgttttggtttttattgtgGAAAGATATTGTCCGCCCCCTTTCGACGGAAGCTATACGATGTCGGCGGGAGCCGTATGATGGATGAGGGGAGGGGTGGGGTTCGTCGCCAAGTGGCCGGCGCAGTCTTTTCGCGGTGGGTTGCTGCACCAATATTAGTACTTTCGCccgtgtgttttattattttcgttattttttgttcgcaaACTGCACCAATCACTGATGGATTACCGCATCGATGCTGGATGGTAACGAGGAAGGTGACCAACGTCTAAGCTCGTGTGTGAATACGGTTTGTTTTCCTCAAGCAGCATATGCAACCAGTACAAACAAGGTCTATTTTTAAAGAATGATTTATCTGTACAGAAATGACTATTCAGTATGCGATCTTACGCAATAAAAACAGTCTGTTTAATTGTAAATTTCAcaatacatttaatttaactaACAATAAGCAATCAAAATTGTAGAAAGTGGTTTAAAGAATACTCATAATTACGAAGTTCCCCACCGGTTTTTGGACTTTTTTCCAAATTGATACAcctattttaattatttacacaTTGTTCTGCTTTATTTATACCCCGCGAAGGTAACTATTTTACTTGATTGTGATTCGGGATCGAATTATTTAGAAAAGCATTTGCCGTTTTTCCCTCAGCAGACCtgaacagagaaaaaaaatataatcattttattctttttcagCCTGATTAACCTTTTGTGCGTGTTGCTACGCACCCGATCGGATAGCGCAAACTGCGCGTAAGATAATTCAATTGTTTCGCCTAGATTTTAAAGGATCCGAAaggaacattaaaaaaaagcgaacccaATCTCAAGTGCTTTATTAGCAAAGCAAATTTAGGAGCgaatagaaagaaagaaaaaaaccatcgaCGTACCGTTCCGCTGTTGCATTTTTAAGCAGCGAACACGATTCAGATTTGCATCACCATTTCCCTTTTCGATAATCTTTGTTGTGTTCGCCCTTTACTGCAAAGCGTTTCAAGCATCCGAAACCAGAAGAGTGACATCAACCTCTGGTCCCGGTTTTTGGTGCGGTACCGATCGTACCAACACACCTCGCCTCGACACATGCGCCAGTTCCCAGGCTGCTTCCGGTTTTGCGCAGCAAGTCCACGGCCGCTGTTTTGGCGCACCCTACGCCATCATCAACCCACCCGCAGGCGCAGTGTTCGTTGTTCGTCCTGCCGAAAAGTGCACGCTGAGAACCGATCATATGTTTTCGCTACGTTCAACACAACAAATCGCTTTCACctcatcgttttgttttccctcctGCACCCTGTTTAGTGCGACATTTTGGAGGGGAGGgacgaagagagagagatagagagagaaagagggagagaaatTTTGCGGAGCAAATCTACCCCCTACATGCTGGCGACTAGTGGTGTTTATTTTAGAACCGAGACGAACATGCAGGTGTTACCGTGGCTAAATCCTTAAAATGCTAAAACCACCATTCCTATTCAACCCTGCACTCTTCTTCTCTTTCCCTCGCGTTGGTAGAGCAGCAGCCGGTGCAGCCGGTCGTTCCCCTGGTAGTGCACGGCTTGCAATAATAAAACCGATTTTCCCGTGCACCCTCCGAATAGGCAGTGATTGAATGTTTGAACAGGATGTCCTTGCTGCGGGGCGCATCGAACGACCCGAACACAACGATACACTCACAACGCACGCCAGAACGGTAGCACTGCCACAGCAGCGCCACTTTGGTGTCACCTCGTACTCGGGACGTGAGCAGGACCGGTTGCCTGGTCGGTCGTTCagttggttgggtttttggtgtttAACATAAATTTAGGGGACCGGATGCACGGTACGGTCAGGCCGGCAGAAGTTAATTCTCCGTAACCACACCACATTATAGGTGGAACTACCGAATGTGACGACCGAGTAAAATTCATCATCCCTTGAGTACGTACGCACCgtgcataaattatttcactcTCCCGGGAAACGTAATGCaatgattgtttaattttttaatatgATTGTGTTGCGCTTCGTTTAAAGTAAtggaatattaatttaatgtaattCCAATTTTAAGGCACGATGTCGAATAAACCTGGTTTGGGTTGCGAGTTCGCGCGACAGGTTCATTTCGTTGGGTTCGTTGCTTGATGGAACGTTGAAGGTGTTTGTGCGGTTGCGAAGATGCTGCTATGAAGATCAACGCCTTAAGGTAGGCAATCGGCATATCACTCTCACTTTCAATGTTATTTGGAGTGCGCCAAATGAAAGTGAAGGTGAagtggtaataaaaaataaaataaataaggtGAATAAAACGATAGTCacataacatttaaattactttcaGTAAACCTGCTATCTGTTTGACACTTTACACAGGTTTACcgtaattgaataaaaaaaaatgttaaattaatttagtgaggaaaaaaataataatttgaacacaacaataacaaagatTTATTGAAAAAGGAATACTtaatagaaatagaaataaaataaatttagaataaattaaataaaataaagaaaaataaataaattagaaataaatttaaccaTTTATACTTTAATAAACTTTTAAGccatttctttaattttttttttaattttaaaaccaatCACATACGAATAAACTTACGCAAACCCTTCACAACATCCTCGTTAGCATACAGTACCGAAAAAATATCATAATTATGAGAAATTTGATACGTTCTCTCTTTAATTGTAAACCATCCAGCTGTCGAAtttggtttgaaatttgaatgttTACCCATTCATCAGCAGTACGTGCCCATTACCGTTGCCGTGGTGTGATAAGTGAACGGGGCAACCGAAACCGGTGGCATTCCCTCAGCAATCAAGCATTAAGGCATCATCAAGTTGACCCTTTTACCTGCTGACCCATAAGATCCTTTCGTTTTGCTGTGGGATACCTCTACGTCAATGGGTATCATCGGCACGGTTTCGTTGATTGAACACTCCAACCGTCACAGCATCATAATCTTATCAAACACAATCGTAAATCCCGCTGTACCGAGCGGTAGCGGTAACAAATTATACCGCCATCTTGAAGCTGGATAGCTCCGAACCTAGCGTCAGGTGTGTGGTGATCGAGGATAACTGGTTGGTTTGGTGCAATTTGCCACTTGAATTTGTGCAGCTCCCACCGGTGGCTGTGAGATATGCGATCGAGTGCTGGACCACCGTTTGACATTTCAACTCGCGAGTGAAGATCACCAGCGCACGGGGTAACTGGGCGCATCCGTGCATCGATCACACGCGATGGTGTTGATGTGTGaggtgttgttgaagtttgatagctgcttcctttttgtttgatgattgcTATTTATTACTGTCAACTTTACAACGCTCTGTTGAAACGTGAAATAAAGAGCGATGAATTACTTGGAATTGAGCATCGGTGGGAGGCGATTGTATTCCATCTCTAATCAGATTCCACCACGTGTTGTAGTTCCACCAGGAACCGCCTGAACCTCTAACCTCTTGGGGTGACAAACTCAACGTCCAGCTGGGTACAAAACGTGCTGGAACAGCAGCATTTCATTTACATGATCAACACCGCAAACGAGAGAACCACTGGTTCCATTTCCAGCAACGTGCTGGGATGGATTTATCTGTTTGCAAATATTCACTTAACTCGATTGAGACATTCGCCTCTTTgcatttcaaatcaatttaatcCGCTAAATAGTTCAGACATGTCCTGTGAGATTggctgtgttgtgtttgacCTTGAACACTTTTTGACCAAAACCAGTTCTGTCATCTAAACAAGGCTGCTCGCCTTACGCTACCGCCTTCGGGATAGTACAAAGTGAACACAAATTTGGTAAAAAGTGTTTGTTGGAaagtttattctttttttcactcttcaaCACAGACACTCATCCCTGTCCCACCACGAAGTAAAGCTTAACACCCGAAACGAACCGAAGCGCAACCGCTTACAGCTGCTTCACCATTGGACGGTACCCGTTCTCGTCGGCGGTGTAAGTGACGAGATAGCGCTTGCCGTTGTTGTCGGTGTACTCGTACGATCCGCTAACCGAGATGGCCTGCACTTCCGGATCCGCAGAGGATGCCTTCAGCTCTGCCTTTTCTTCACGCTTCTGTCCATCGGACTGCTCGTAGCTAGGGGTGAAAACAAAGGATTTAGGATTCACAAGGGTTCCGCGAAGGGTCGTTCCGAGCTCCCATTGGCTTACAAGAACTTGTAGCTGCCGTCAACGTTCATCTCCTTGTCGTCGGACACGATGGAGGTATCTTCGGCAAGGCACACACCCAACAGGCACACAAATGCAAACACCGCGACCTGCAATAAGGGTTTCGATTACGATGGTACCCTCGTTCGCTAGATCTATATACCTTTGCACTAGACTTACGAATTTCATGTTGGACTCTGTTTTGGAGCTTTGAGAAGGTTTCACTAAACACAACGCGAGGCGAATACCGTTTATTCCAAGGAGATAACACTGAGCAACTGATATTCCAACCCTTCCTAGGCCCGGCTTTTATATGCGAATTCGGTCACCAAACTGCTGCTGCATTCTTGGGGAATCTTCGGGAAGAGGGGATATCGTCAGACATCAAGAACCCCAGCCTACCCATCCATGTTCTTCCGCTGGGTCATTTATTCTCAACCATCCTCGCCGTGGTCCCATCACCCATCAACCGATCCGAACGGCGTTGATCAagttcaattttcttcccaaAAACCGCCAAACGAAACCGCATCATCGAAGTGAccaaaatcaaatcaacccACCGCAAGGAATGTCTGGCAGAATAGTTTGAtgctattttattttgcttttgctgtgcTTCACTTTACGATCATTTCACGTTTCCCTTTCAGCTTGGCGCGCTGGGAGCCgcggagaaaagaaaagcatcatCGACGGCATCATCGTGCGTTATCATTAGCAGCACCGCATCGTCGTGTTCGGGGATGATACGATATGAAGATGAGCCCGGCTCGCACCACTGGCGAtccgcagaaaaaaaaacaaaacctgtatCCTGTGTCTGGGGTTCGTGTCGACACTGACATCGACATCGGCCCCGGTCAAGGATGGAGTTACGCTAATTTACGACCGTGCGCAAAGTTCAGAGTGCGTTGAATTAGAATTTCTAATGGACAGAGGCATCTTCGGTAGGGGCAGATGGTAGCGTACCTGTCCAGTGAAGTCACTTGCCTGTCCGTATGCGGACCGCAGTGCTGTGTTCTGGCGCCTACGTCATACCATACCGGACGGGATGCTCCCAAAGTCATCAATTTGTGCGTCCATAAAATGGAGTGTTATCGCTCGGTTGAAGTAGGATTGGAGTTCTTGCGAGAGATGGATATTTACTGTACCGGTTGAGAGCAAGATAATTGATATTGCGAACTGAGACTTCGGCAATGAATTgggcgagtttttttttttttgcaaaccggGATATTCGCACCTCTTTACATCAGAGCTTTGTTTTTCCGATTATTAGCTCGGAACGGTCATCAATCAGCTTcattttcatgtgtttttgtcCAGAGTTATTGTGTAGGAGTTAAGGAAGCGTTAGCGTTTTTTGTAGTTTATGAGTCTTGATGAGTTAAGTAAAGTTTAAAGTTACAGCAGAATATTGAAGATCATTAGTTCCCCAATTACTTTATTTCATatgaattttttatttcatgaaatctttcaattttcttttatgttgTTCTTTGATGAGCTGCTTTTGGTGTTTTTAGAAAATTTCGCTGACTAGTCTTTGAACTAACTGTTTGtttctagatttttttttatcaaaagtcaaataattaaaaacagtatTCAATCAGTCACCCTCCTCTGGGTCTAATATTCTATTAAAAGACCGGCAGGAggtgttttcttctgttttgctaCATCTACGAAGGATGTTTGTTGCCTTTAGAATAATTCCGATTTTGCTGTGTTGAAATTATGTTTCTGTAACTTCGTTATGATTGTCTTCCTTATTTCTTTAGTCTTCTTAAAACAAGTTTAGAATGATCCTTATCACGGTTATTTTGCATCATTCAGATGATCGTGTTTTTTCGAAGAACGTAAGGACGACCAAGCCGTATCGATGTATATCATACGAATAATCAGTCCTAGCTACGGGCGAacggtccggatgagattttgccTCCGTCCTGTCGTGCGAAGGCCGGCGCCTTtgccaatacaccaccggaccgCACCATTCAATAGATTGCTATGAAGCTAACACATGATATGcagcaggggtctccaaactacggtCCGCGGGCCGCATGTGTCCCTCGAGAACCTCCAGTGTGGGCCGCGGCGCTATCgctgttgttaaaattttaataaattgtcTAACAAAAATAGttataatattgtttaacTATTCAAATACTAATTATTATAATAGTCAGTAACATTAAATACTAGAAATAGTGTAAAAAAGTCATCTCGAGTGCAACATCTGTGTAAATCACCCGCTAGAAAATGTGTTAGTGGCCCCCACGCTATCGTAGTTTCAATCAATGCGGTCTGCGagttgaaaagtttggagacccccgATATACAGAATAGAGCAGCACatgtgtttatatttttcaggaagaattatttttttttaattcaatttattcaaaGCAGCGAAAGTAAAATATTCGTCTACAATGGCTTCTAACAAAACACATCGAAAGCCAAAAAGACTGTATATCGTCGAAATAAACAAAGCGAATTTCCTTCGAGCAAACACTAGTAGCTCCCTACACAAAGCTAATGCAAAAGTCTACCATTTCTGCCTTATTTGCATAAGCAGAATGTTGAGCTGGAGAAGGAAACCTGTTCGCCATACTTCCCAGTATTCTAATCTATGGACTTCTAGAATTGTGCTACACTACGAGAATCCTTTCCGTCGCGACCTTGTGATGGTAACAAAAACTCCTAAGCACCACACTAACAGGCCACTGATTGctaatgtttgtgtgtgtgcaaaatacGACCGAGACCTCTGGCGCCAATAAAACAATCTGGATCACTCATTATCCAGACCGAGCACACAGAACCGGATACCCACCGGGTCGGGTATGATAAATCAAAACCTTGAAAAGCACATCTTCGGCAGGCCTTGCTCTGCAAAACTCCTACAACAAGCCAAGCATTGGTTTggcacacacgaaaaaaaaagccacaagTCTCgtcaaaaccaaacaaagttTTATCGTATTCTCAAGCGCTCGGACTCGGAGCTGGCCGGTGTAGGACAAACAAGTTCGTGGCGTGCTGCTACCGATGCTGCACCGGTAGAAATTCATCTTCAACCACGCGCAGACAGCAGCCGGGCCGGTGCTGAAAGGTTACAGTGTCCATTATCTGCATACCACACTGTGGGCTAGTTGGCTCTAGTGGCTGATACATTCCAGTGATAGAAGCGATTTTCGTTATTTCACTGCTGTTGTTTCAGAAAACTCGCGCATCTTCTGGGCTGCCGCCTGTACTGTGGCAAAACCAGCACACACAGCCGCACgcgcgagagaaaaaaagagcagGCAGACCGTCTCGCACACCGGAATCTGTATCAGTTTGGTGCGGAATTTGAATTAATGGAGGTCATCTAGTGTTTTTGGTTGGTGAGTAGCCGGTTGGTGAAGATCCTCGGTGGATCGGTCTACGGATATATAACCCGGTGGCTCTGCTACCCCAGTGCATTGTAGCATCGAAGAGCTTAGTGAAAAgatcgaaagcaaacaaaagcttcCTTTACCTAGCGAACATAGCAGTTCTTATTCTAATCCAAACTAGCAACAATGAAGTGCCTGGTGAGTGATCTGCAACAGAACAATTGCAAGTGCTGGACACGAGACGTACGGGAATAGAAAGTGCTAGAAAGGCAGTGCGGATAAGAGCATTCTATACGCTCCTTCACTCAGTTTTTAGAAGAGGATATTTAGCATACTTAATATCCCAACATGTGGCAATTCCGGAAGCGATAaattatcgaaaaaaaaccacttccAACCACGTCGTTTGTCTATTATTTTTCGTACCATGTTGTTAGATCTGTctagaaaaatcaattttctacAGGCGATTATATCTGCAACTTTGTCATATTCTCCTGCTGCTTAACGGCACTACTAATGGCCAGTGGCATTCGCTGCGTCTCAGCAGGGTGTTGATAGATTGCAGCATGTAAATATTATGATGGCATAATAAACCTCCCGCCACACGCAAACGCATGGAGGAGTGTGAAGCTTTAGGCGAGAAAAATCCACAAGGTCGCGctgaaatagagaaaaaaagaagccacACAGCCACGGTTGATAgctattgattgattttgtatGCTTTGACAAACCTTGCCTAGAGAATAGTATGCTTTAACTCCAGAATGAAGAGGAAATTGTGTCACGAAatggtttttgttgcgtttacATCATCCAACGATCGAATTTCATTGCCAATTAAGCtcatcttaagcttatcttgCCGGTACGGACCGGGAAGCGTTCGCGGTTCGCTTCCGGCTAATTAGAATCGTCGCCCTAATCTTGCCTTTATCCCCACGAATTCTAGATCGTTCTCGCTGCTCTGATCGCCATCGCGGCGTGCGCACCCCAGGGTGACATCGAGGTCCGCAAGCTGGATATCGACCATGCCGGTCTGGTGGACGGTTCGTACAGCTTCAGCTACGATCAGTCGGACGATCACAAGCGCGAAGAGTCGGCGGTGCTGAAGACGGTGAAGAACTTCGACAACGAGGATGTGCCGGCGCTGGCCATCACCGGCCAGTACGAGTTCACCGATCCGGACGGCAAGCGCTACATCGTCAAGTACACCGCCGACGAGAACGGTTTCAACCCGACCATCACCGAGGCCTAAGTGAGCTCGTGCCATGGCATACCACCATATCTGTGTCCGCGTTAGCTTCCGTGCGGCGGAAGATCGTTCGCCAATCTTACAAAGATGCCTTTTTTTCGTGCAGGggaacgttaaaaaaaaacacactaccagtcgagggagagagagaaaaagagagttGTAAACTTTGATgtgaaataatacaaaaaaaaatatacaaaacatttccaaaaaaccaaatctTTGCTGTCACATACGTTAAGAGGGTATACGACCACCTTACCGTCCAAGGACGAACACCTCCTTCGGTAGACATCCGAACACGACCTTCACGGTGGCGGTGATAGAGGGACACACATTTTTTGGGGGCGAAACGctaaaccatcatcatcatctgcatcTGGTGATTCGGGAAACCACGACAGCCCTCGGCGATCAACTTGACCAACTGCCTCACAGACACAAATATCATCGATCATTCTCGGACCGTTCGGAGGCAAGCACGCGCTCGAGTGTTTGATAATTTGAGGCTGATTTGTTTAACTACCCGAGTGTCGATGGCCACCGGTGGCTTGCCTCCTCCGTGCTATCTCAGCCGATCTACCCCATCTGTGGGGGATCGACGGGGACTTTACGCACGCGCTCCCACTGTTTAACCTATGCACATGATCATCGCATCGTCTTGCGCGCCTTGGACCCGTCACCCACCCCATCGCCAGACTGATACGAGGACCGCGAGGACATGCTGGTTGAGTGGTTTGTTTgcaaggtgttttttttttaagcaataGCGTGCGGGCTTCACAGGGGGATGTCTTACGCCATCGGCACATGTGCGAGATAGTAGTGTCATCGTTATGCAGCATCTGGCTGGATGTGTTAGATGCGTTTCCTATTCTCGCTTCCACCCCACTTTCTTCTTGCTTCGTTCGGATCAATCCACACACCGATTTGCTGGTGTGTCCCAATAAGCCTCATCGAagatcttggttggtttgtttttttttgctctctcaaCGCGCGATAAAACAGCACTACACATCACCGAAAATAAGAGACCTTCAAGGAAATCGATGCACAATGGCAGATTACGAACATGAATGTCGTTATGGGACGCGTCGTGACGAATGGGAGTAATTGATTGGTGCCGATAATGAGATGGAAGTTCTTCGCCTCATCGCTTTCGCTTATCTCATCGTATTTTCATGGGGAATATGCGTgtgcttctctc
This Anopheles marshallii chromosome 3, idAnoMarsDA_429_01, whole genome shotgun sequence DNA region includes the following protein-coding sequences:
- the LOC128712239 gene encoding endocuticle structural glycoprotein SgAbd-2-like, whose product is MKMYIVAALGMMLVASGMVAAEQYHHAPEYDHAPAKHIPIVHSESYSSHDGSYKFAYESGNGITAQEEGFVKNAGSKDHEVQVAHGSYSYTDPHGVPVSLSYVADENGFQVQGSHVPTPPPVPKELVDAYAKAASQPQSHDEPEYAQPAQHGYSAY
- the LOC128712211 gene encoding flexible cuticle protein 12-like, translated to MKCLIVLAALIAIAACAPQGDIEVRKLDIDHAGLVDGSYSFSYDQSDDHKREESAVLKTVKNFDNEDVPALAITGQYEFTDPDGKRYIVKYTADENGFNPTITEA
- the LOC128713812 gene encoding endocuticle structural glycoprotein SgAbd-3-like → MKFVAVFAFVCLLGVCLAEDTSIVSDDKEMNVDGSYKFFYEQSDGQKREEKAELKASSADPEVQAISVSGSYEYTDNNGKRYLVTYTADENGYRPMVKQL